The nucleotide window CTCGCTGTATCTGAATGATTTGTCGTCGACTAACGGCACGTTCCTGAACGGCACCCGTCTGAGTGGCACGGCTGGCGTGCTCGCGCCTGGCGACGAAATCCGTTTTGGACGGACCACGTTCGAACTGCACAGCATCAGTGAAGGCGCGATTCGCCACAACGAAGATCGGCACAGGGTGCCGTAGCGCCCGTCACCCAACATGCTGAACGCACCGGCGACCAGGTATGACGGCAACGCCCAGAACGAACAGATGGTCGGTGGGACAGCGCTCCGAGACCGGGTATGTGCGCACCGAGAACCAGGATCGCATGAGCTGGGTGCGCACTGCGCAAGCGGATATTTTTGCAGTGCTGGACGGTATGGGCGGCCATGCGGGTGGCGCGATCGCCGCGCAACTGGCAGCACGGGTTTTGCAGCGGCATTTTGAGGCCCTGGCGTCGCCGGATACGGCGGACGCAGTGTTGCGCAGCGCGCTGCGAGACGCCAACGAAACGATCTATGTGCAGGCGCAAAGCGGCGATCCGGCCACGCTGCGCATGGGTACGACAGCGGTCGTACTGGTTGCCGCGGATTCGCGCATCATGCTGGCGCATGTCGGCGACAGCCGCGCGTATCTGATGAAGCGTAACGGCGAATTACGCGCGTTGACGAAGGACCACAGCCAGGTCCAGAAGATGGTCGACGCGGGCCTGCTGACCCAGGCACAAGCAGCGAGCCATCCCGACGCAAATGTGTTGGAGCGGGCTTTGGGACACGCTGCGCAGGTCGAGGTGGAGGTCAGCAAATGGCTGCGGCTGCGTAGCGGCGATAGCTGCATGCTCTGCTCCGACGGCTTGCACGGCTATGTCAGCGACGTCGACATCGCCGCCGTGCTGCAAAGCGCGCGCTCGCCGCAGGAACAGGCTGATGAGCTCGTCAAACTCGCGCTGGAGCGCGGAGGTGAAGACAACGTGACGGTCCAGGTCATCCGCTATGGCGAGCGCCGGGGGCTGCGCTCAGGCAGAGGCTTCGGCGCATTCGTGCGCAAAGCCGGCATCGTGATCGTGCCGCTGCTTTGCGTCGCAGTGCTGGTGCTCGGCTGGTTCACATGGCTTGTCTCGCCGTCCAAAGTGACGGAGAACAACGCGCAGACCGCGGACCTCAGGGCGCTCGCGAGCAGTTTGCGCGGCGAACTTGCGGAAGCCAAAGCGCAACATCAGGCAACCGAACAGGAACTGGTGGCGCTTCGCAAGCACGTTGCCGATCTCGAGGCGAAGCTGCCCGCGCCGCCGGCAGCCCGCGCGGCGAGCGCGGCCGGTGCAGTGAGCGCGGTGGGGCCATCCGCGATACGCAAGCCGCCGCTCGCGAAAGCGAAATCCGATAACCGGAAGCCTCCGGAGCAGCATCGCGGAACAGCGGGCGCCCAGACCGCCGCGGGGGGGCGCGCTGCGAGTAAGGAGACCAAAGCCGACACGAAGGCGAGCGCGAATGCAGCGACAAGCGCCGCGGCGAGCAGCAGCACACCCGTGCCCGATGCGCCGGACACGCCTGCCTCACCGAATGCGGCGCCCGTGCACTGAATCACGGAGCGAAACCATGGAAACGGTTCAATTGACAAGACGGCCACGACCACGCGCGACTCACCCGGCCGACGCTGGCGGCCTCACGGGCCATTTCGATGGATGCACGTGCCGTGCTGAGCAGCGGCAAGCGCACAGCATCTGGGGCGGCCGGTCATGAGCGAGAAGTCAATCTGGTCCTCCGTCTCGCGTTTGCTGGGTGGCGGCCGACAGACAAGCACCGACAGCGGCGCCTCGGAATATACCTGTCCGAAAGGTCATCCAATGGACCCGAGTTGGACCAGTTGCCCGCGTTGCGAAGCGGAAAGCCGCGCGCAGGAACGCAGCACGGTGGACCCCATGTCCCAGTCCGCGAGCGAAAAAATCGAGAGGAGTTCGAGCATGGCGCACAACACCATCATCGCGCCGGAAGGCACAGGTCAACCAGGCCGCGGCGGCACCCGCGTGGACACCAGCGACCCGGAAATGATGCCCGTCACACGGCGCGCCGAATCGGGCAACAAGATAACCGGCGTGTTGTGTACGTTCGTCTGGCGAGCGCAAGGCGATCTGTTCGTGCTTTACGAAGGGCGAAATGTGATCGGCAAAGGCTATGTCGAGAGTGAGGGCGGCCGGCCGTGCGACGTGCTGTTGAACTCCGACGCGTCGATGTCGAGCGAGCATGCGGTCATTCTGTGCCGCGCCGGACGCTACGAACTCTTCGACCGGCAGAGCACGAATGGCACCTTCGTCGACGACGTATTCGTCGAAAGCCACGGCATCATCCTGAAGGACGGCGCGAGAATCAAGACCGGCGCGACCATCTGGTTGTTCCGCAAGATCGAATCGGATTCGAGCGGCGTAGTGGCGAGCCATACACGGCGTGACGAGCCGCCCGGGCTGCCCCCGACGCGAGACCCGTCGACCGTGCTTTGACCGCATATGAGCTTGCGGGTGGGTCAGCGCGTCGGACCATACGTCGTCGAGAGTCTGCTCGGCGCCGGCGGTATGGCCACGGTATGGCGCGCGTGGGACGACAGGAGTTCGGAGCACGTCGCGATCAAGATCATGGCCGACGCACTCGCCGACGACGCGCAACTCACCGCCCGTTTCATCGACGAATTGCGCCGTCACGTGCAATTGCACCATCCGCATATCGTGGCGGTGCGCGACGTGTTCAGCATTGGAGGTAAGCCGTGCATGGTGATGGACCTCATCCCAGGCGGCTCGCTCGCCGCGGCGCTCGACGCGAGTCCGGAACGCCGCCTGAGTGTGGAGGTTGCGCGGCCGTTGATGCTAGAGGTGCTGGACGCGCTCGACTACGCGCATCGCAAAGGCATTGTGCATCGTGACGTGAAGCCGTCGAACATCCTGCTCGACGCGCAACACCAGCATGCATGGTTATCGGATTTCGGCATCGCGCTGACGGAGGGCGAAAAGCGGCGCACGCGGGTGGGTGTGTCGGTGGGTACCAACGCATACATGAGCCCGGAACAGATTCGCGCCGAGAAGATCGATTTTCGTTCGGATGTCTATGCAATGGGCTGCGTGCTGTACGAAACGCTCACGGGGCGCCCGCCGTTCGTCGCCGTCGCGAGCGGTGACAACTCGATACGCGCCGCAGTGCTCGCCGCGCATCTGCGCGATCAGCCGGTGGCGCCACGCCGCCGCGTCGCGTCGATTCCGGCGAACGTCAGCGAGTTGATCATGTCGGCGCTGATGAAGGATCCGGCGCGGCGCGTCGCCGGATGTGCGGAATTCGCGCGCCTGTTGAGTGCGCCCGCGCGGACGCCGGGCGGGGCCGTTCCGCGCAAGGTATGGATTGCCGCGCTCGTGGCGCTGGCGCTGATAGTGGGCGTGCTTGCACTGTTGGCCGTGCGATAGACGAGAGACAGGCAAGCGATAAGGAAGCGACAAGCAGGTGATAAGCAGGCGACAAGCAGACGAAAACGATGTCTTACCCGGGCGGCGAACCGCGCGCAATGGCGCGCGAACGCCGATGAAATGAAGAGATTTCGAGGGGACCAGTGATGATCAGAGGGCTTATCGCGGTGGCGCTAGCGTCACTCACCGCCGCCTGCGCGACGGAACAACAGAATGCGTCACTCGAGTGTGGCGCCGTCGGGGTAGGCCTCGGTTTTCTCGCGTGCAAGCTGGCGGGCGGCAACGACGCGACGTGTGCCGCCGTCGGCGCCGGTGTCGGGCTCGGCGGTGGTGCGCTCTGCTACAAACTGTCGGACAACCTTGACAAGCAGCGCAAGGAACTGGCAGGCCACGAGAATGACCTCGACGCGCGGCTTCGCTACATGAAGGCGGTCAACACAGCCAGCGCGAAATACAACGACGATCTGCAAAAGCAGGTCGTTACGATCACGCAGCACACCGACATCGTGGTCCAGCAGATCCACGACAAGACGATCGACCAGAAAGCCCTCGACAAGGAACGCGCCAAGCTCGACCAGGCGGTGAAAGATGCGGACCAGTCGGTTGCCGCGCAAGAGGAAGCGGTCAATTACATGCATGGTCTGCAGGCCCAACACGCATTCAAGGAACACGAGTACACCCAGGAACTGCAGCATCAACAGCAACTGCTCGCGCAGACACGCGTGACCGCACAGGCGGTCGCGGCACAACGGCAACGCGTGTAGCGGCCGCGACAAACTTCTGCAGGGGATGCGTCGATGTGTAGAAACATGATGTGGATGCTGTTCGCAGTCCTGGCAGCATGGACAGCGTCCGGCTGCACGCTGATGAATCAGTACCAGGACGTGCAAGCGACCCAGCAGCGGGTGCAGTACAAGGAGACAGACCTCGCGCAGGAGCAGGCGATACGGGATGAGTTGAATCGCCAGACGCGGCAACTCAGCGCCGACCTCGCGAACCGGCAGATGACCGCCGGGC belongs to Paraburkholderia aromaticivorans and includes:
- a CDS encoding PP2C family protein-serine/threonine phosphatase: MGQRSETGYVRTENQDRMSWVRTAQADIFAVLDGMGGHAGGAIAAQLAARVLQRHFEALASPDTADAVLRSALRDANETIYVQAQSGDPATLRMGTTAVVLVAADSRIMLAHVGDSRAYLMKRNGELRALTKDHSQVQKMVDAGLLTQAQAASHPDANVLERALGHAAQVEVEVSKWLRLRSGDSCMLCSDGLHGYVSDVDIAAVLQSARSPQEQADELVKLALERGGEDNVTVQVIRYGERRGLRSGRGFGAFVRKAGIVIVPLLCVAVLVLGWFTWLVSPSKVTENNAQTADLRALASSLRGELAEAKAQHQATEQELVALRKHVADLEAKLPAPPAARAASAAGAVSAVGPSAIRKPPLAKAKSDNRKPPEQHRGTAGAQTAAGGRAASKETKADTKASANAATSAAASSSTPVPDAPDTPASPNAAPVH
- a CDS encoding FHA domain-containing protein, whose translation is MAHNTIIAPEGTGQPGRGGTRVDTSDPEMMPVTRRAESGNKITGVLCTFVWRAQGDLFVLYEGRNVIGKGYVESEGGRPCDVLLNSDASMSSEHAVILCRAGRYELFDRQSTNGTFVDDVFVESHGIILKDGARIKTGATIWLFRKIESDSSGVVASHTRRDEPPGLPPTRDPSTVL
- a CDS encoding serine/threonine-protein kinase — protein: MSLRVGQRVGPYVVESLLGAGGMATVWRAWDDRSSEHVAIKIMADALADDAQLTARFIDELRRHVQLHHPHIVAVRDVFSIGGKPCMVMDLIPGGSLAAALDASPERRLSVEVARPLMLEVLDALDYAHRKGIVHRDVKPSNILLDAQHQHAWLSDFGIALTEGEKRRTRVGVSVGTNAYMSPEQIRAEKIDFRSDVYAMGCVLYETLTGRPPFVAVASGDNSIRAAVLAAHLRDQPVAPRRRVASIPANVSELIMSALMKDPARRVAGCAEFARLLSAPARTPGGAVPRKVWIAALVALALIVGVLALLAVR